A region of Drosophila mauritiana strain mau12 chromosome 3L, ASM438214v1, whole genome shotgun sequence DNA encodes the following proteins:
- the LOC117139605 gene encoding girdin isoform X1, translating to MAGTATATPMEIDEFVNSSIISWLESCLPRAELLAGYTSLLDGHIIHSVWLQIDPEPQNNPSELTDLNGKSLSIARAKNFECVVRNLKSFFEEELGQTILVLPDAFTLGHHPESKNGLEQMKTLLTLLLGAAVQCPNKELFIARIKELDLETQHAIVGLIKQVTDSHSLVLTEDSLERLTPQSMYTHILRLTKERDVMYLKWIDLACVETEMAASENLVECGQGVSVTRSPSNGTATSTPSSSSNSESNHLAVECADLRSKNRKLRQELEEKSENLLELREELDDKKARFDKLRQESQEWFTEAKRASAYRDEVDILRERAERADRLEVEVQKYREKLGDSDFYKSRVEELREDNRVLLESKEMLEEQLQRYRKRSEHAISLESEIIKYKQKLNDMALERDVDRSKLEELLEENAQLQLVARNLNSTMDLDKSFSENEDDCNSGDNSLSEQLTNNAQTRALKLELENRRLTAALEQLKESSFHESTSKMLELEKEKKKLSLKIEQMQENIHRLTQQNVELEGVFKNALEENKKLQDAVDNRQKSYDRQSMEREADRQKLSDAEQHVETLNKEKQRIQTLNESIQRRADDLERLAESKTKELEQYLEKSRQYELTKQKLYEIEAKVSTYERENASLLKEVSKLKEGSEEKSVQLDDSINRLDVQSKELQKLGKALEDSEQVYQKLVELEKQNQELASQRIIDQEMISTLRNDLVTGTLVTKKVRNNLEKLGLADEEPGELNVEHVVEKLVRNPETFKTVREIMLNVTREQLEEEDREGGVKSDMCVLCHRQEIFTVEKNIELAATPAPAPAQPSSQELRFEHKLRLSPARESAELTRIKDSNTQLQTENARLSVDVAALGSQITSLNTQHVALQLANSQLAAEKDTLLKEIDSLQQEHKHALQDQVTLQCLHDQLSAEYESLNKDKEQLKAAVRDLRQELRDTREQQSALEQRIEELTIQNNNMKTCSEDLSILRTEHSKLTDDFRNLFATSDRFKNEYKNIQEQYKMVRMEHSSLKLQNTELSGELNAKSDQVRCLQMEYSKVQQRCEMLIQNNAELDSERKALMDNVSQLLSQYQELLAISLEDKKHFHEEEKNYTERVHSLKRQKEKLEEKIMEHYKKSETTVHKKKPFASMLVRRVKKASSDLMNKVPSRNRRSWVDDARTNSQFVIGSESGGNESDNSNEEPLSIASDTHLLQRNVPLRQSLQRDLLDNSIQRGGPVRSSLQAQKRTDLNNSRRNSVHGSLEAPDVTGSSLTLGTAGSRRTVYLIDEHQKLPDGSTPGAAQSQSVGGSGSVSAATPTPAEPQTPQKSTENNAPVGPATFLMYNRINTTIGGASNSGDQSPLLQASGSVSGTTVQDDKSARKRTEDKSNSIWYEYGCV from the exons GAGTTGACCGATCTTAACGGGAAATCTCTCAGCATCGCGAGGGCCAAGAACTTCGAGTGCGTCGTGAGGAATCTAAAGTCATTCTTTGAGGAGGAGCTTGGTCAAACCATACTGGTCCTACCCGATGCCTTCACCTTGGGTCATCATCCGGAGAGTAAGAACGGGCTCGAACAGATGAAGACCTTGCTGACCCTGTTGCTCGGCGCAGCTGTGCAATGTCCCAACAAGGAGCTGTTTATTGCTCGCATCAAGGAGCTGGACCTAGAAACGCAGCACGCTATTGTGGGATTGATCAAACAGGTGACCGACAGCCATAGTTTGGTGCTTACCGAGGACTCCTTGGAGAGACTTACGCCGCAGAGCATGTACACGCACATTCTGCGCCTGACCAAGGAGCGGGACGTCATGTATCTCAAGTGGATCGATTTGGCGTGCGTGGAGACCGAAATGGCAGCCAGcgaaaatttggtggaatgtGGCCAAGGTGTCAGCGTTACACGTTCCCCTTCAAACGGAACTGCCACCTCGACACCTTCATCTTCTTCCAATTCGGAAAGCAATCACCTTGCCGTAGAATGTGCCGATCTGCGTTCGAAGAACCGCAAGCTGCGCCAGGAACT CGAGGAAAAGTCCGAGAACCTTTTGGAGCTACGTGAGGAGTTGGATGACAAGAAGGCTCGCTTTGACAAGCTGCGCCAGGAAAGCCAAGAATGGTTTACGGAGGCCAAGCGGGCATCTGCATATCGTGACGAGGTGGACATCCTCCGGGAAAGGGCTGAAAGAGCTGATCGCCTGGAGGTGGAAGTTCAGAAGTACCGCGAGAAACTTGGAGACTCCGACTTTTATAAATCCCGCGTTGAGGAACTGCGGGAGGACAACCGTGTGCTGCTTGAATCCAA GGAAATGCTGGAGGAGCAGTTGCAGCGTTACCGAAAAAGGTCTGAGCATGCCATCTCTCTGGAATCCGAGATTATTAAATACAAACAGAAGCTCAACGACATGGCTCTCGAACGGGACGTAGATCGCTCCAAGCTGGAGGAGTTGCTGGAGGAGAACGCGCAACTGCAACTGGTAGCCAGGAATCTCAACTCGACGATGGATTTGGATAAATCCTTTTCCGAAAACGAAGACGATTGCAACTCAGGCGACAATAGTCTTTCGGAACAGCTAACGAACAATGCTCAGACCCGTGCACTCAAGCTCGAGCTAGAGAACCGTCGTTTGACCGCCGCTCTGGAACAGTTAAAAGAAAGTAGCTTCCACGAATCCACCAGCAAGATGCTTGAACTGGAGAAGGAGAAGAAAAAGCTGTCTCTAAAAATTGAACAGATGCAAGAAAACATCCATCGTCTGACTCAGCAGAATGTCGAACTGGAAGGGGTCTTTAAAAATGCCCTGGAAGAGAACAAAAAGTTACAGGATGCGGTGGATAATCGCCAAAAGAGCTACGATCGACAGAGCATGGAACGCGAGGCTGACCGTCAAAAGCTTTCTGATGCCGAGCAGCATGTCGAAACCCTAAACAAAGAAAAGCAACGTATTCAAACCCTTAACGAAAGCATTCAGCGAAGAGCCGACGATCTTGAACGGTTGGCGGAGAGCAAGACAAAGGAACTAGAGCAATACTTGGAAAAATCAAGGCAATACGAGCTTACTAAGCAGAAGCTCTATGAGATCGAAGCAAAGGTCTCCACGTACGAGCGCGAAAACGCTAGCCTGCTTAAGGAAGTGTCCAAACTCAAAGAGGGGAGCGAAGAAAAGTCTGTGCAGCTGGACGACAGTATTAATCGGCTCGATGTACAGAGCAAAGAACTACAAAAGCTGGGCAAAGCACTTGAAGATTCGGAGCAAGTTTATCAAAAGCTTGTGGAACTTGAGAAGCAAAACCAAGAGCTAGCTTCACAGCGAATCATTGATCAAGAGATGATAAGCACTCTTCGAAACGACTTGGTCACTGGTACTTTAGTAACGAAGAAAGTGCGAAACAACTTGGAGAAACTAGGACTGGCGGACGAAGAGCCCGGTGAGCTCAATGTGGAGCATGTGGTGGAGAAGTTGGTGCGCAACCCGGAGACTTTTAAAACAGTTCGCGAGATAATGCTAAACGTGACCCGAgagcagctggaggaggaggaccGAGAAGGTGGCGTCAAATCCGACATGTGTGTGCTATGCCACCGTCAGGAGATCTTTACGGTGGAAAAGAACATTGAACTCGCGGCTACTCCAGCTCCTGCACCAGCTCAACCATCTTCGCAGGAACTTCGCTTCGAACACAAGTTACGTCTAAGTCCAGCACGAGAATCAGCAGAGCTGACCCGTATTAAGGATTCCAACACTCAGCTTCAGACGGAGAATGCTCGTCTTAGCGTGGACGTGGCTGCTCTGGGCTCGCAAATAACTTCGCTGAACACGCAGCATGTAGCCCTACAGCTGGCCAACTCCCAGTTGGCTGCCGAAAAAGATACGCTGCTCAAAGAAATCGATTCACTGCAGCAGGAGCACAAACATGCTTTGCAGGATCAGGTAACGTTGCAATGCCTGCATGATCAACTCTCCGCGGAGTACGAGTCCCTGAACAAGGACAAGGAGCAGCTAAAGGCTGCAGTGCGGGATTTGCGTCAGGAGCTGCGAGATACCCGTGAACAGCAGTCTGCATTGGAGCAACGCATTGAGGAGTTGACCATTCAGAACAACAACATGAAAACATGCAGCGAGGATCTGTCAATCCTGCGTACGGAGCACTCCAAACTGACAGACGACTTCCGCAATCTTTTCGCCACCAGTGATCGCTTCAAGAACGAATACAAAAACATCCAGGAGCAGTACAAGATGGTACGCATGGAGCACTCCAGCCTGAAGTTACAAAACACAGAACTCTCCGGCGAGCTAAATGCCAAGAGCGATCAGGTCCGTTGCCTGCAGATGGAGTATAGCAAGGTTCAACAGCGTTGTGAG ATGTTAATACAAAACAATGCTGAACTGGACTCGGAGCGCAAGGCTCTGATGGACAACGTGTCCCAATTGCTCTCCCAATATCAGGAACTTTTGGCCATATCTCTGGAGGACAAAAAGCACTTCCATGAAGAGGAGAAGAACTACACCGAACGGGTGCACAGCCTCAAGCGGCAGAAGGAAAAGCTGGAGGAGAAAATTATGGAGCATTACAAGAAGTCAGAGACCACAGTGCACAAGAA AAAACCATTTGCCAGCATGCTGGTTAGAAGAGTGAAGAAAGCTAGCTCGGATCTAATGAACAAGGTGCCCAGTCGA AACCGTCGCTCTTGGGTAGATGACGCGCGTACCAATTCCCAGTTCGTGATCGGTTCCGAGTCAGGCGGCAATGAGTCGGATAATAGCAATGAGGAGCCACTGTCCATTGCCTCCGACACGCACCTGCTCCAGAGGAATGTCCCGCTCCGCCAGAGTCTGCAGCG GGATTTGCTGGATAACTCGATCCAACGCGGCGGCCCCGTGCGCAGTAGCCTGCAGGCTCAGAAACGTACGGATTTGAATAACTCACGTAGAAATAGCGTGCACGG CAGTCTTGAAGCGCCAGACGTGACGGGCAGCAGTCTGACTCTCGGGACGGCCGGCTCCAGACGCACCGTTTATCTTATCGATGAGCACCAGAAGCTTCCCGATGGCTCCACTCCCGGCGCCGCACAGTCACAGTCTGTTGGCGGCAGTGGCTCCGTCAGCGCCGCAACTCCTACTCCCGCAGAACCTCAGACGCCTCAGAAGAGTACGGAAAACAATGCCCCGGTGGGCCCAGCCACGTTTCTCATGTACAACCGGATAAACACCACGATCGGGGGAGCCTCGAACAGCGGGGACCAGAGCCctctgctgcaggccagcggCAGCGTCTCGGGAACGACCGTGCAAGATGACAAGTCGGCAAGGAAGCGGACCGAAGACAAGAGCAATAGCATCTGGTATGAGTACGGCTGCGTCTAG
- the LOC117139605 gene encoding girdin isoform X2, whose amino-acid sequence MAGTATATPMEIDEFVNSSIISWLESCLPRAELLAGYTSLLDGHIIHSVWLQIDPEPQNNPSELTDLNGKSLSIARAKNFECVVRNLKSFFEEELGQTILVLPDAFTLGHHPESKNGLEQMKTLLTLLLGAAVQCPNKELFIARIKELDLETQHAIVGLIKQVTDSHSLVLTEDSLERLTPQSMYTHILRLTKERDVMYLKWIDLACVETEMAASENLVECGQGVSVTRSPSNGTATSTPSSSSNSESNHLAVECADLRSKNRKLRQELEEKSENLLELREELDDKKARFDKLRQESQEWFTEAKRASAYRDEVDILRERAERADRLEVEVQKYREKLGDSDFYKSRVEELREDNRVLLESKEMLEEQLQRYRKRSEHAISLESEIIKYKQKLNDMALERDVDRSKLEELLEENAQLQLVARNLNSTMDLDKSFSENEDDCNSGDNSLSEQLTNNAQTRALKLELENRRLTAALEQLKESSFHESTSKMLELEKEKKKLSLKIEQMQENIHRLTQQNVELEGVFKNALEENKKLQDAVDNRQKSYDRQSMEREADRQKLSDAEQHVETLNKEKQRIQTLNESIQRRADDLERLAESKTKELEQYLEKSRQYELTKQKLYEIEAKVSTYERENASLLKEVSKLKEGSEEKSVQLDDSINRLDVQSKELQKLGKALEDSEQVYQKLVELEKQNQELASQRIIDQEMISTLRNDLVTGTLVTKKVRNNLEKLGLADEEPGELNVEHVVEKLVRNPETFKTVREIMLNVTREQLEEEDREGGVKSDMCVLCHRQEIFTVEKNIELAATPAPAPAQPSSQELRFEHKLRLSPARESAELTRIKDSNTQLQTENARLSVDVAALGSQITSLNTQHVALQLANSQLAAEKDTLLKEIDSLQQEHKHALQDQVTLQCLHDQLSAEYESLNKDKEQLKAAVRDLRQELRDTREQQSALEQRIEELTIQNNNMKTCSEDLSILRTEHSKLTDDFRNLFATSDRFKNEYKNIQEQYKMVRMEHSSLKLQNTELSGELNAKSDQVRCLQMEYSKVQQRCEMLIQNNAELDSERKALMDNVSQLLSQYQELLAISLEDKKHFHEEEKNYTERVHSLKRQKEKLEEKIMEHYKKSETTVHKKKPFASMLVRRVKKASSDLMNKVPSRNRRSWVDDARTNSQFVIGSESGGNESDNSNEEPLSIASDTHLLQRNVPLRQSLQRDLLDNSIQRGGPVRSSLQAQKRTDLNNSRRNSVHGLEAPDVTGSSLTLGTAGSRRTVYLIDEHQKLPDGSTPGAAQSQSVGGSGSVSAATPTPAEPQTPQKSTENNAPVGPATFLMYNRINTTIGGASNSGDQSPLLQASGSVSGTTVQDDKSARKRTEDKSNSIWYEYGCV is encoded by the exons GAGTTGACCGATCTTAACGGGAAATCTCTCAGCATCGCGAGGGCCAAGAACTTCGAGTGCGTCGTGAGGAATCTAAAGTCATTCTTTGAGGAGGAGCTTGGTCAAACCATACTGGTCCTACCCGATGCCTTCACCTTGGGTCATCATCCGGAGAGTAAGAACGGGCTCGAACAGATGAAGACCTTGCTGACCCTGTTGCTCGGCGCAGCTGTGCAATGTCCCAACAAGGAGCTGTTTATTGCTCGCATCAAGGAGCTGGACCTAGAAACGCAGCACGCTATTGTGGGATTGATCAAACAGGTGACCGACAGCCATAGTTTGGTGCTTACCGAGGACTCCTTGGAGAGACTTACGCCGCAGAGCATGTACACGCACATTCTGCGCCTGACCAAGGAGCGGGACGTCATGTATCTCAAGTGGATCGATTTGGCGTGCGTGGAGACCGAAATGGCAGCCAGcgaaaatttggtggaatgtGGCCAAGGTGTCAGCGTTACACGTTCCCCTTCAAACGGAACTGCCACCTCGACACCTTCATCTTCTTCCAATTCGGAAAGCAATCACCTTGCCGTAGAATGTGCCGATCTGCGTTCGAAGAACCGCAAGCTGCGCCAGGAACT CGAGGAAAAGTCCGAGAACCTTTTGGAGCTACGTGAGGAGTTGGATGACAAGAAGGCTCGCTTTGACAAGCTGCGCCAGGAAAGCCAAGAATGGTTTACGGAGGCCAAGCGGGCATCTGCATATCGTGACGAGGTGGACATCCTCCGGGAAAGGGCTGAAAGAGCTGATCGCCTGGAGGTGGAAGTTCAGAAGTACCGCGAGAAACTTGGAGACTCCGACTTTTATAAATCCCGCGTTGAGGAACTGCGGGAGGACAACCGTGTGCTGCTTGAATCCAA GGAAATGCTGGAGGAGCAGTTGCAGCGTTACCGAAAAAGGTCTGAGCATGCCATCTCTCTGGAATCCGAGATTATTAAATACAAACAGAAGCTCAACGACATGGCTCTCGAACGGGACGTAGATCGCTCCAAGCTGGAGGAGTTGCTGGAGGAGAACGCGCAACTGCAACTGGTAGCCAGGAATCTCAACTCGACGATGGATTTGGATAAATCCTTTTCCGAAAACGAAGACGATTGCAACTCAGGCGACAATAGTCTTTCGGAACAGCTAACGAACAATGCTCAGACCCGTGCACTCAAGCTCGAGCTAGAGAACCGTCGTTTGACCGCCGCTCTGGAACAGTTAAAAGAAAGTAGCTTCCACGAATCCACCAGCAAGATGCTTGAACTGGAGAAGGAGAAGAAAAAGCTGTCTCTAAAAATTGAACAGATGCAAGAAAACATCCATCGTCTGACTCAGCAGAATGTCGAACTGGAAGGGGTCTTTAAAAATGCCCTGGAAGAGAACAAAAAGTTACAGGATGCGGTGGATAATCGCCAAAAGAGCTACGATCGACAGAGCATGGAACGCGAGGCTGACCGTCAAAAGCTTTCTGATGCCGAGCAGCATGTCGAAACCCTAAACAAAGAAAAGCAACGTATTCAAACCCTTAACGAAAGCATTCAGCGAAGAGCCGACGATCTTGAACGGTTGGCGGAGAGCAAGACAAAGGAACTAGAGCAATACTTGGAAAAATCAAGGCAATACGAGCTTACTAAGCAGAAGCTCTATGAGATCGAAGCAAAGGTCTCCACGTACGAGCGCGAAAACGCTAGCCTGCTTAAGGAAGTGTCCAAACTCAAAGAGGGGAGCGAAGAAAAGTCTGTGCAGCTGGACGACAGTATTAATCGGCTCGATGTACAGAGCAAAGAACTACAAAAGCTGGGCAAAGCACTTGAAGATTCGGAGCAAGTTTATCAAAAGCTTGTGGAACTTGAGAAGCAAAACCAAGAGCTAGCTTCACAGCGAATCATTGATCAAGAGATGATAAGCACTCTTCGAAACGACTTGGTCACTGGTACTTTAGTAACGAAGAAAGTGCGAAACAACTTGGAGAAACTAGGACTGGCGGACGAAGAGCCCGGTGAGCTCAATGTGGAGCATGTGGTGGAGAAGTTGGTGCGCAACCCGGAGACTTTTAAAACAGTTCGCGAGATAATGCTAAACGTGACCCGAgagcagctggaggaggaggaccGAGAAGGTGGCGTCAAATCCGACATGTGTGTGCTATGCCACCGTCAGGAGATCTTTACGGTGGAAAAGAACATTGAACTCGCGGCTACTCCAGCTCCTGCACCAGCTCAACCATCTTCGCAGGAACTTCGCTTCGAACACAAGTTACGTCTAAGTCCAGCACGAGAATCAGCAGAGCTGACCCGTATTAAGGATTCCAACACTCAGCTTCAGACGGAGAATGCTCGTCTTAGCGTGGACGTGGCTGCTCTGGGCTCGCAAATAACTTCGCTGAACACGCAGCATGTAGCCCTACAGCTGGCCAACTCCCAGTTGGCTGCCGAAAAAGATACGCTGCTCAAAGAAATCGATTCACTGCAGCAGGAGCACAAACATGCTTTGCAGGATCAGGTAACGTTGCAATGCCTGCATGATCAACTCTCCGCGGAGTACGAGTCCCTGAACAAGGACAAGGAGCAGCTAAAGGCTGCAGTGCGGGATTTGCGTCAGGAGCTGCGAGATACCCGTGAACAGCAGTCTGCATTGGAGCAACGCATTGAGGAGTTGACCATTCAGAACAACAACATGAAAACATGCAGCGAGGATCTGTCAATCCTGCGTACGGAGCACTCCAAACTGACAGACGACTTCCGCAATCTTTTCGCCACCAGTGATCGCTTCAAGAACGAATACAAAAACATCCAGGAGCAGTACAAGATGGTACGCATGGAGCACTCCAGCCTGAAGTTACAAAACACAGAACTCTCCGGCGAGCTAAATGCCAAGAGCGATCAGGTCCGTTGCCTGCAGATGGAGTATAGCAAGGTTCAACAGCGTTGTGAG ATGTTAATACAAAACAATGCTGAACTGGACTCGGAGCGCAAGGCTCTGATGGACAACGTGTCCCAATTGCTCTCCCAATATCAGGAACTTTTGGCCATATCTCTGGAGGACAAAAAGCACTTCCATGAAGAGGAGAAGAACTACACCGAACGGGTGCACAGCCTCAAGCGGCAGAAGGAAAAGCTGGAGGAGAAAATTATGGAGCATTACAAGAAGTCAGAGACCACAGTGCACAAGAA AAAACCATTTGCCAGCATGCTGGTTAGAAGAGTGAAGAAAGCTAGCTCGGATCTAATGAACAAGGTGCCCAGTCGA AACCGTCGCTCTTGGGTAGATGACGCGCGTACCAATTCCCAGTTCGTGATCGGTTCCGAGTCAGGCGGCAATGAGTCGGATAATAGCAATGAGGAGCCACTGTCCATTGCCTCCGACACGCACCTGCTCCAGAGGAATGTCCCGCTCCGCCAGAGTCTGCAGCG GGATTTGCTGGATAACTCGATCCAACGCGGCGGCCCCGTGCGCAGTAGCCTGCAGGCTCAGAAACGTACGGATTTGAATAACTCACGTAGAAATAGCGTGCACGG TCTTGAAGCGCCAGACGTGACGGGCAGCAGTCTGACTCTCGGGACGGCCGGCTCCAGACGCACCGTTTATCTTATCGATGAGCACCAGAAGCTTCCCGATGGCTCCACTCCCGGCGCCGCACAGTCACAGTCTGTTGGCGGCAGTGGCTCCGTCAGCGCCGCAACTCCTACTCCCGCAGAACCTCAGACGCCTCAGAAGAGTACGGAAAACAATGCCCCGGTGGGCCCAGCCACGTTTCTCATGTACAACCGGATAAACACCACGATCGGGGGAGCCTCGAACAGCGGGGACCAGAGCCctctgctgcaggccagcggCAGCGTCTCGGGAACGACCGTGCAAGATGACAAGTCGGCAAGGAAGCGGACCGAAGACAAGAGCAATAGCATCTGGTATGAGTACGGCTGCGTCTAG